The stretch of DNA AGCGTGCTTTCTATCGCTCGACGGGGCGCTGATGCTGACGAGTGAAGAAGCAATACGAAGACGCGACCCGCAGGATCAAGAGTGCGATCTGACCATAAGCTGCGAATTGATCGACATGAAGAGCCGCCGGCCGCTCGTCAGGATCGATACCTACTCGGGACGGATTAAGAACGCACCGGGAGCAGAGGGTTTCTCCCCCGCATCCGTTCAGAGTCTATATCTGAGCCGCGACGCCCGTTTTATTGTAACACTTGGCGGCCCCCGAGACGGCAGCGTCAACCGGCTCAAGGTGTGGGCGACCGGTCTGTCGGCTCGCTGACGCCGAACCAAACGCTGCAGCAGACGGCGGGGCATGAATCGTTTCTGGGGCTCCAAGGCTCAGTAGACCCGCCGGTGCTGAGCTTAGTCGTTCGGCGGAGAAGCATCTCATGACTGACGGTCTTCAACCCGGCGACCGCGTTCTGGACCTACGGGCGGTGTCCCGGTCCGGAGCACTGTTTGCCGGTTTGGTCGCTGCTCCCCTCGCTGCCGTTCTGTCCGAGCCCGGTAGGGTGGGTTAAGGCTTCGCGCAACCCACCATCATCTCACACATCCCGCAATTGTGATGAACACATCCCCGGCATCACTCAAAATCACTGAATTCGTCGTCGTCCCATGAACTCATGCGGCCCCACTCCAAGGGATATTCACCAGCTCGCGCGAACCGATGAAATGAACTCCAAGGCCAATCGGTAACTCGGTCCACCAAGCCGTGCTTAAGCGGATTGGCATGGACGTAATCCACGCAACGCTTCAAATCCTCCTCGTCGCGGCAGGTATGTTCGTAAAAACGTCGTTGCCAGACTGCTTGCTCGCCTCTCGACTGGCGGCGGTGGCTGGGCATGACATCGGCGTTTCCTATTTGAAGCCACGCCCTCGTGAAGTACATTTTGATCAGCCTCCAGCGGCGTGAATAGTCAACATCGGCGCGAGGTAATGTCCACACGGTGTGCAAGTGATCGGGAAGCAGCACAATCGCAACAATCTCAAAGGGATGCTTTCTGCGAACAGTGCGAATCGCCTGACGCAAATGGTGACGGCCAGCGTCTGTGGTCAAGATCGGACGACGGCCTTCTGTCACGACCGTGAAAAAGAACGTGCGGCCGTGGTAGTTTCTGCGGTAATCGCTCATTGGAATTCTGGGTTATGGGTTGGTGGGTTGCGCAGAGCCTTAACCCACCCTACGATTCCAACGACTCCACTACACTTTCATACCTTTGCAGCTTCCCTTCTGATGGCCATTGGGCAAGCCGAGCGACTGATTTGTCATCCGCTGCTTGCGGGAATCATTCCTGCCAAACTTTTCATCATTCACTCGACGGTTATGGATTATCGACTCCCGAACAGCTAAAACATTGACAGTTGTCGATATGTGAAAGTCGTCTGTTGATCCATCGATGATTTCATCACGTCAGACCGATTTCGACATCTGAATCACAACTCTGGCAGTCAACCGCATGACAGATCAGACGTGCCAGAAAACAGTTTGTAGAAGGGTTTTCATCGAGATGTACCAGTCTGTATGGCCTTCGTTAACGTTTTCTTTGTGCTTGCTTGCGTCAACTTCAGCGAATGCTGGCGAAGCGGTTCTAGTGGAAGCACCACCTGAGCAATCGGCCGGGATCGTGGTGGCAAATGTTCAGCAAACCCCGGCGAAACAGCCGGCTCAAACGGCGGCAGCCAGTCAGCCACCAGCTGCTCCACTTAAGCAGCCGGTCCGTTTCGTACGCATCGAGCTGCCCGGCGAAAAACGCATTCTCACGTTGGCGGAAGTTGAAGTCTTCAGCTCGGGGAAAAACATCGCCCGCGAGGGAAAAGCCACACAGTCCAGCACGCATGGCGATGGGGTGGCTTCCCGGGCTGTGGATGGCAACAAACACCCCGATTGGAACAAAGGCGGGCAGACTCACACTTCCGATGATGGAGAGCAGCAACCCTGGTGGGAACTCGATCTCGGCAAGCCAGCCAACATTGAGAAGATTGCTGTCTGGAACCGCACTGGTTTTGAAAACCGTCTGTCAGGCTTCTCTCTGATACTGCTCGATGCTGATC from Planctopirus ephydatiae encodes:
- a CDS encoding REP-associated tyrosine transposase, coding for MSDYRRNYHGRTFFFTVVTEGRRPILTTDAGRHHLRQAIRTVRRKHPFEIVAIVLLPDHLHTVWTLPRADVDYSRRWRLIKMYFTRAWLQIGNADVMPSHRRQSRGEQAVWQRRFYEHTCRDEEDLKRCVDYVHANPLKHGLVDRVTDWPWSSFHRFARAGEYPLEWGRMSSWDDDEFSDFE